One Mastacembelus armatus chromosome 10, fMasArm1.2, whole genome shotgun sequence DNA window includes the following coding sequences:
- the insb gene encoding preproinsulin b produces the protein MGQVEERSYNGERVAQAGIYNSTNLLCQGAWLTAKRDRGVACQIEGFPPMARVSWMLSMMLLLVICSQGVSTAPIQHLCGSHLVDALYFVCGERGFFYSPNHPHKRDVEHLLGFLSKMARKEQQLWRTLSVHDEPKVKRGIVEQCCHRPCGLYHLQGYCN, from the exons ATGGGccaggtggaggagaggagctATAATGGGGAAAG AGTAGCACAGGCAGGGATCTATAATTCAACCAATCTGCTGTGCCAAGGAGCGTGGCTTACAGCCAAGAGGGATAGAGGAGTGGCATGCCAGATAGA AGGTTTCCCTCCTATGGCCAGGGTATCATGGATGCTGTCCATGATGTTACTGCTGGTGATCTGCTCCCAAGGGGTGTCCACAGCTCCCATCCAGCACCTGTGTGGCTCCCACCTGGTGGACGCCCTTTACTTCGTATGTGGGGAACGTGGCTTTTTCTACAGTCCCAATCACCCACACAAGCGGGATGTAGAACATCTGCTCG GGTTCCTGTCTAAAATGGCCAGaaaggagcagcagctgtggaGAACGTTGTCTGTCCATGATGAGCCCAAGGTGAAGAGAGGCATCGTGGAGCAGTGTTGCCATAGGCCATGCGGCCTTTACCACCTGCAAGGCTACTGCAACTGA